A window of Tautonia plasticadhaerens contains these coding sequences:
- a CDS encoding c-type cytochrome: protein MKIARRPHWIVGGFVLLGLASGCAEPEPVVFSHDERLSGEEFAEKPNARGAVETTVDAMFGASPDTIRAPEGSGLPPSGLEGIGGEGGDGSEGEGDAEIVPVADRPAEPGPLSAGQAVYTRHCLHCHGITGDGEGPTADFLYPRPRDYRQGMFKFTSTDYGKKPTRDDLRRVIRHGIDGTSMPAFGAQLTDEETERVIDYVAYLSMRGEVERALIEEASFFAEEDFADPEMREEFEFIAEDVTQGVIFPNWEDSQAPEAAMQPLSPRVEATEQSIARGRELFLGVASDVKLECAGCHGSGGKGDGPSWIDPETFNTYVFLENHDPGDPTTLETLKAIAEEQQRRWGDEWGDPLRPADLNRGVYKGGRRPIDLYWRIATGITGTAMPAHAPTLQDPDDLWHLVNFVLALPQRPDLLRPDQVRRLGATSPPAAAGAAAATASR from the coding sequence GTGAAGATCGCGAGGCGACCGCACTGGATCGTCGGAGGCTTCGTCCTGCTCGGCCTGGCCTCCGGGTGCGCCGAGCCGGAGCCGGTCGTGTTCTCGCACGACGAGCGGCTCTCGGGCGAGGAGTTCGCCGAGAAGCCGAACGCGAGGGGGGCCGTCGAGACGACGGTCGACGCCATGTTCGGCGCCTCCCCTGACACCATCCGGGCCCCCGAGGGCTCCGGCCTGCCGCCGAGCGGGCTGGAGGGGATCGGGGGCGAGGGCGGCGACGGATCCGAGGGCGAGGGGGATGCGGAGATCGTCCCGGTCGCCGATCGTCCGGCCGAGCCGGGCCCGCTGTCGGCCGGGCAGGCGGTCTACACCCGACACTGCCTGCACTGCCACGGCATCACCGGGGACGGCGAGGGGCCGACCGCCGACTTCCTCTACCCCCGGCCCCGGGACTACCGCCAGGGGATGTTCAAGTTCACCTCCACCGACTACGGCAAGAAGCCGACCCGGGACGACCTGCGGCGGGTGATCCGGCACGGGATCGACGGCACCTCGATGCCCGCCTTCGGCGCCCAGTTGACCGACGAGGAGACCGAGCGGGTCATCGACTACGTGGCCTACCTCAGCATGAGGGGAGAAGTCGAGCGGGCCCTGATCGAGGAGGCGTCGTTCTTCGCCGAGGAGGACTTCGCCGACCCCGAGATGCGGGAGGAGTTCGAGTTCATCGCCGAGGACGTCACCCAGGGGGTGATCTTCCCGAACTGGGAAGACTCCCAGGCGCCCGAGGCCGCGATGCAGCCCCTCTCCCCCCGGGTGGAGGCGACCGAGCAGAGCATCGCCCGGGGCCGGGAGCTGTTCCTGGGGGTGGCGTCGGACGTGAAGCTGGAGTGCGCCGGCTGCCACGGGTCGGGGGGCAAGGGGGACGGCCCGAGCTGGATCGACCCGGAGACGTTCAACACGTACGTCTTCCTGGAGAACCACGACCCGGGCGACCCGACCACGCTGGAGACGCTCAAGGCGATCGCCGAGGAGCAGCAGCGGCGATGGGGGGACGAGTGGGGCGACCCGCTCCGCCCGGCCGACCTGAACCGGGGGGTATACAAGGGGGGCCGCCGGCCGATCGACCTGTACTGGAGGATCGCCACCGGGATCACCGGCACGGCCATGCCGGCGCACGCCCCGACGCTCCAGGACCCGGACGACCTCTGGCACCTGGTCAACTTCGTGCTCGCCCTGCCGCAGCGGCCGGACCTGCTCCGCCCGGACCAGGTCCGGAGGCTCGGCGCGACCTCGCCCCCCGCCGCGGCCGGGGCCGCCGCCGCCACGGCGTCCCGATGA
- a CDS encoding metallophosphoesterase family protein — protein MKLVHLSDVHIWRYSLNPVRLWGKRAVGMAELFTGRARRFRLDRLEEVVGRIASIEADHLLITGDLTTTALRGEFDQARSALEPLLDDADHVSVIPGNHDRYTAHSVRTKAFERVFGGFSPSDRYPWLRWLDERTAILGLDATRSHLSATGRLPEAQFLHAQSLLQEADRRPRRLIVACHYPVDAPPPYRNELRKKRMVNADLVADWLRTLGPHLYCCGHVHAAWAFRPEEIPGQLCLNAGAPLLRDPTGLRPPGFLEIDLTEQSVSVRHHAWTGSDWSIMPMVTDLRLFGPAAGAPAPS, from the coding sequence GTGAAGCTCGTCCACCTCTCCGATGTCCACATCTGGCGCTATTCGCTCAATCCCGTCCGCCTCTGGGGCAAGCGGGCGGTGGGCATGGCCGAGCTGTTCACCGGCCGGGCCCGGAGGTTCCGGCTGGACCGGCTGGAGGAGGTGGTGGGGCGGATCGCCTCGATCGAGGCCGACCACCTGCTGATCACCGGGGACCTGACCACGACCGCCCTCCGGGGGGAGTTCGACCAGGCCCGGTCGGCGCTGGAGCCGCTGCTCGACGACGCCGATCACGTCTCGGTGATCCCCGGCAACCACGACCGGTACACCGCCCACTCCGTCCGGACGAAGGCCTTCGAGCGCGTCTTCGGCGGCTTCTCCCCCTCGGACCGCTACCCCTGGCTCCGATGGCTGGACGAGCGGACCGCCATCCTCGGCCTCGACGCCACCCGGTCCCACCTCTCGGCCACCGGCCGACTGCCCGAGGCCCAGTTCCTCCATGCCCAATCCCTGCTCCAGGAGGCCGACCGACGCCCCCGACGGCTGATCGTCGCCTGCCACTACCCGGTGGACGCCCCTCCCCCCTACCGGAACGAGCTGCGCAAGAAGCGGATGGTCAACGCCGACCTGGTGGCCGACTGGCTCCGGACCCTCGGCCCGCACCTCTACTGCTGCGGCCACGTCCACGCCGCCTGGGCCTTCCGCCCCGAGGAGATCCCCGGCCAGCTCTGCCTCAACGCCGGGGCCCCCCTGCTCCGGGACCCCACCGGCCTCCGCCCCCCCGGGTTCCTCGAGATCGACCTGACCGAGCAGTCCGTCAGCGTCCGGCACCACGCCTGGACCGGCTCCGACTGGTCGATCATGCCCATGGTCACCGATCTGCGCCTCTTCGGCCCCGCCGCCGGCGCCCCCGCGCCGAGCTGA
- a CDS encoding cytochrome c oxidase subunit I — translation MSTDPHANPDATSKATGPEHAGPDTGMPPGVIPSSGHAPGHDEHIHPAPRNPLTRYVFSTDHKVIGIQFLFSGLIFFVLGGLLAMAIRWQLAWPWSDVPHLSALWGTSGGQMPPEFYNKLVTMHGTIMIFFVIIPILTGAFGNFLIPLMIGARDMAFPTLNMISYWFMWPGFALIVFAFAVPGGAPEAGWTGYPPLSTFFWSTPGSLNGQTIWLVALLFAGVSSMMGSINYITTVLMLRAPGMTLFRMPMTVWGIFITALLQAFALPVLTSALVMQLLDRVAGTNFFTPPDWSVANGPERVGGGHPLLWQHLFWFYSHPAVYVMILPAMGIVSDVISTFSRKPLFGYKPMVFALAGIALLGFIVWGHHMFQSGMNPALGATFMLSTILIALPSAIKTFNWLGTMWGGSLHFTSAMLNAVAFVSMFVIGGLSGIFMAATPTDIHIHDTYFIVAHIHYVLFGGSTFGIFAALYYWFPKMFGRMMNETLGKIHFALSFLFFNGTFFPMHIVGMHAQPRRYADYTGYELFNNDAVIGMNQFMTICALGLGATQLILVYNFFASLVIGRRATANPWLANTLEWQTASPPPHYNFAHIPTVYHPAYEYSVPDAETDYLPQTEPLPPRSEPLPEIMA, via the coding sequence ATGAGCACCGACCCGCACGCGAATCCGGACGCGACGTCGAAGGCCACCGGCCCCGAGCACGCCGGGCCCGACACGGGGATGCCCCCCGGCGTCATCCCCTCCAGCGGCCACGCCCCGGGGCACGACGAGCACATCCACCCGGCCCCCCGGAACCCGCTGACCCGCTACGTCTTCTCGACCGACCACAAGGTCATCGGCATCCAGTTCCTGTTCTCGGGCCTGATCTTCTTCGTGCTCGGCGGCCTGCTGGCGATGGCGATCCGCTGGCAGTTGGCGTGGCCCTGGAGCGACGTGCCGCACCTGAGCGCGTTGTGGGGGACCTCGGGCGGGCAGATGCCGCCGGAGTTCTACAACAAGCTGGTGACGATGCACGGGACGATCATGATCTTCTTCGTGATCATCCCGATCCTGACCGGCGCCTTCGGCAACTTCCTGATCCCGCTGATGATCGGGGCCCGGGACATGGCCTTCCCGACCCTGAACATGATCTCCTACTGGTTCATGTGGCCGGGCTTCGCGCTGATCGTCTTCGCCTTCGCCGTGCCCGGGGGAGCCCCCGAGGCGGGCTGGACGGGCTACCCGCCGCTGTCGACGTTCTTCTGGTCGACGCCCGGCTCGCTGAACGGTCAGACAATCTGGCTGGTGGCGCTGCTGTTCGCGGGGGTGTCGTCGATGATGGGGTCGATCAACTACATCACGACGGTGCTGATGCTGCGGGCGCCGGGCATGACGCTGTTCCGGATGCCGATGACGGTCTGGGGGATCTTCATCACGGCGCTGTTGCAGGCCTTCGCGCTGCCGGTCTTGACCTCGGCGCTGGTGATGCAGCTGCTCGACCGGGTGGCGGGGACGAACTTCTTCACGCCGCCGGACTGGTCGGTGGCGAACGGGCCGGAGCGGGTCGGCGGCGGTCACCCGCTCTTGTGGCAGCACCTGTTCTGGTTCTACAGCCACCCGGCGGTGTACGTGATGATCCTGCCGGCGATGGGGATCGTCTCGGATGTCATCTCGACCTTCAGCCGCAAGCCGCTGTTCGGCTACAAGCCGATGGTGTTCGCCCTCGCCGGGATCGCGCTGCTGGGCTTCATCGTCTGGGGCCACCACATGTTCCAGTCGGGCATGAACCCGGCCCTGGGGGCGACGTTCATGCTCTCGACGATCCTGATCGCGCTGCCGTCGGCGATCAAGACGTTCAACTGGCTGGGGACGATGTGGGGCGGCAGCCTGCATTTCACCTCGGCGATGCTCAACGCGGTGGCGTTCGTGTCGATGTTCGTGATCGGCGGGCTGTCGGGCATCTTCATGGCGGCGACGCCGACGGACATCCACATCCACGACACCTATTTCATCGTCGCGCACATCCACTACGTCCTCTTCGGCGGCAGCACGTTCGGCATCTTCGCGGCGTTGTACTACTGGTTCCCCAAGATGTTCGGCCGGATGATGAATGAGACCCTGGGGAAGATCCACTTCGCCCTGTCGTTCCTCTTCTTCAACGGCACGTTCTTCCCGATGCACATCGTCGGCATGCACGCCCAGCCGAGGCGATACGCCGACTACACGGGATATGAGCTGTTTAACAATGACGCGGTCATCGGCATGAACCAGTTCATGACGATCTGCGCCCTGGGCCTGGGGGCGACGCAGTTGATCCTCGTCTACAATTTCTTCGCGAGCCTGGTGATCGGCCGCCGGGCGACGGCGAACCCGTGGCTGGCGAACACGCTGGAGTGGCAGACCGCCTCGCCGCCGCCGCACTACAACTTCGCGCACATCCCGACGGTCTACCACCCGGCCTACGAGTACAGCGTGCCGGACGCCGAGACCGACTACCTGCCGCAGACGGAGCCCCTCCCGCCCCGGTCCGAGCCGCTGCCGGAGATCATGGCCTGA
- the coxB gene encoding cytochrome c oxidase subunit II — MKYWSLLFGLTTVLAVAAFAYAPFDDDWWLPSYKGTNAGALETLGEISGQAPGMASTLGAMKGGAGATGPAGLQPLDEARAWADGQSARLGRLASEGFLTGRTRALQGRAAGASAAMIEARAALAAGDGADPALDEAIEALEGLGEGAAGAIASVTEPGGGLRAPVSTAAVQIDHLYILILLITGLTFVGVMAAMVVAMWRFRARPGRKAVYSHGSLKVEIVWTVIPAAILVFLALYQLRAWADIKFKSTYPDVAPLAEITARQFQWKMRYPGPDGELGTGDDLHTVNDLHFVKDEPTIIHLKSEDVLHSFFLPQLRIKQDAVPGMTIPVLFDASKAGRYELLCAELCGWGHYKMRAQVVVHETRDEFDEWVEQALREQDRSEPAADPAGAEADLAAAPEWSESEAR; from the coding sequence GTGAAGTACTGGAGCCTCCTGTTCGGGCTGACCACGGTCCTCGCCGTCGCGGCGTTCGCGTACGCCCCGTTCGACGACGACTGGTGGCTCCCGAGCTACAAGGGCACGAACGCCGGGGCGCTGGAGACGCTGGGGGAAATCTCGGGGCAGGCCCCCGGGATGGCCTCGACGCTGGGGGCGATGAAGGGGGGGGCCGGGGCGACCGGCCCCGCCGGGCTCCAGCCGTTGGACGAGGCGAGGGCCTGGGCGGACGGGCAGTCGGCGAGGCTCGGCCGGCTGGCCTCCGAGGGCTTCCTGACCGGCCGGACCCGGGCCTTGCAGGGTCGGGCGGCCGGGGCCTCCGCCGCGATGATCGAGGCGAGGGCGGCGCTGGCCGCCGGGGACGGGGCCGACCCGGCACTCGACGAGGCGATCGAGGCGCTGGAGGGGCTGGGGGAGGGGGCGGCCGGGGCGATCGCGTCGGTCACCGAGCCGGGGGGGGGCCTGCGGGCCCCGGTGTCGACGGCGGCGGTGCAGATCGACCACCTCTACATCCTCATCTTGCTCATCACGGGGCTGACGTTCGTCGGCGTGATGGCGGCGATGGTGGTGGCGATGTGGCGGTTCCGGGCCCGGCCTGGCCGGAAGGCGGTCTACTCCCACGGCAGCCTGAAGGTGGAGATCGTCTGGACGGTGATCCCGGCGGCGATCCTCGTGTTCCTGGCGCTGTACCAGCTGAGGGCCTGGGCGGACATCAAGTTCAAGAGCACCTATCCGGACGTGGCGCCCCTGGCGGAGATCACCGCCCGGCAGTTCCAGTGGAAGATGCGCTACCCCGGCCCCGACGGCGAGCTGGGCACGGGGGACGACCTGCACACGGTGAACGACCTGCACTTCGTGAAGGACGAGCCGACGATCATCCACCTGAAGTCGGAGGACGTGCTGCACTCGTTCTTCCTGCCCCAGTTGCGGATCAAGCAGGACGCGGTGCCCGGGATGACGATCCCGGTGCTGTTCGACGCGAGCAAGGCGGGGCGGTACGAGCTGCTCTGCGCCGAGCTGTGCGGCTGGGGGCACTACAAGATGCGGGCGCAGGTGGTCGTGCACGAGACCCGGGATGAGTTCGACGAGTGGGTGGAGCAGGCGCTCCGAGAGCAGGACCGCAGCGAGCCGGCCGCCGACCCGGCCGGGGCCGAGGCCGACCTCGCCGCCGCCCCCGAGTGGAGTGAGAGCGAAGCCCGATGA
- a CDS encoding class I SAM-dependent methyltransferase, with protein MPTPPQSRTISTYSLQWNRYRILRPEEDRATFRIRTGLAPADLIGTLVLDGGCGMGRYARVAAESGARVVGMDLSESVRAARELVADLPIVGLVRGDLLRPPMAGGTFDHVYSLGVLDHTPDPRAAFLSLARLLKPGGRIAIWVYRKERPALEKVMDAHRAVSTRLPVPMLEALSRASAPIGGLKRRLMASRNRLVARSGVVLNVLTIGVSMHPDPEVRICDTLDWYAPKYASRHTFDEVSGWFREAGLVDVEDLSRGSTFFHEGQGNGINVAGRRPGGGPA; from the coding sequence ATGCCCACTCCCCCCCAGTCCCGGACCATCTCGACCTACTCCCTCCAGTGGAACCGCTACCGCATCCTCCGGCCCGAGGAGGACCGGGCGACGTTCCGGATCCGGACGGGGCTGGCGCCTGCGGACCTGATCGGGACGCTGGTGCTCGACGGCGGCTGCGGCATGGGCCGGTACGCCCGGGTCGCGGCCGAGTCGGGGGCGAGGGTCGTGGGCATGGATCTGAGCGAGTCGGTCCGGGCCGCCCGGGAGCTGGTCGCGGACCTGCCGATCGTCGGCCTGGTCCGGGGGGACCTGCTCCGGCCCCCGATGGCCGGGGGGACGTTCGACCACGTCTACTCCCTCGGCGTCCTGGATCACACCCCCGACCCCCGGGCGGCCTTCCTGTCGCTGGCCAGGCTCCTGAAGCCGGGGGGGCGGATCGCCATCTGGGTGTACCGCAAGGAGCGGCCGGCGCTGGAGAAGGTCATGGATGCCCACCGGGCGGTCTCGACCCGGCTGCCGGTCCCCATGCTGGAGGCCCTGAGCCGGGCCTCGGCCCCGATCGGCGGCCTGAAGCGTCGGCTCATGGCCAGCCGGAACCGGCTGGTGGCCCGGTCGGGGGTGGTGCTGAACGTCCTGACGATCGGCGTCTCGATGCACCCGGACCCGGAGGTCCGGATCTGCGACACCCTGGACTGGTACGCCCCGAAGTACGCCTCGAGACACACCTTCGATGAGGTCTCCGGCTGGTTCCGGGAGGCGGGCCTGGTGGACGTCGAGGACCTCTCCCGGGGGTCGACCTTCTTCCACGAGGGGCAGGGGAACGGGATCAACGTCGCCGGGAGGCGGCCGGGGGGCGGGCCCGCTTGA
- a CDS encoding metallophosphoesterase family protein, whose product MRRALISDIHGNLEALEAVLDDIQDQRIDEIYCLGDIIGYGPNPRECIDLVMQNSRVTLLGNHDEGALFDPNGFNIGAERAIFWTRDQLETGGDVAQRERRWDFLAELPRTHRNGPFLFVHGSPRNPLSEYIFPEDIYNHRKMERLFQLVERYCFQGHTHVPGVFTEGFQFYAPEEIDYEYTLVDDKVMVNVGSVGQPRDGDNRACYLILEDASEVKPAAPAPAAGSGNGDGQGDSGDTNEHAQDPAPATTGPIRIFYRRIPYDFEATIEKIYAIPDLEPFLGDRLRQGR is encoded by the coding sequence GTGCGTCGAGCCCTGATCAGCGACATCCACGGCAACCTGGAGGCCCTGGAGGCCGTGCTCGATGACATCCAGGATCAGCGGATCGACGAGATTTACTGTCTCGGGGACATCATCGGTTACGGCCCCAACCCGCGCGAGTGCATCGACCTGGTGATGCAGAATAGCCGGGTCACGCTGCTGGGCAATCACGACGAGGGGGCCCTCTTCGACCCTAACGGCTTCAACATCGGCGCCGAGCGGGCCATCTTCTGGACCCGAGACCAGCTGGAGACCGGCGGCGACGTGGCCCAGCGCGAGCGCCGCTGGGACTTCCTGGCGGAGCTGCCCCGGACCCACCGCAACGGCCCCTTCCTGTTCGTCCACGGTTCCCCCCGCAACCCGCTCAGCGAGTACATCTTCCCGGAAGACATCTACAATCACCGGAAGATGGAGCGCCTCTTCCAGCTCGTCGAGCGCTATTGCTTCCAGGGGCACACCCACGTGCCGGGCGTCTTCACGGAGGGCTTCCAGTTCTACGCCCCCGAGGAGATCGACTACGAATACACCCTGGTCGACGACAAGGTGATGGTCAACGTCGGCTCCGTCGGCCAGCCCCGGGACGGCGACAACCGGGCCTGCTACTTGATCCTCGAGGACGCCTCGGAGGTGAAGCCGGCCGCACCCGCACCCGCCGCCGGCTCCGGCAATGGCGACGGGCAGGGCGACTCCGGCGACACCAACGAGCACGCACAGGACCCCGCGCCCGCGACGACCGGCCCGATCCGGATCTTCTACCGCCGCATCCCGTACGACTTCGAGGCGACGATCGAGAAGATCTACGCCATCCCCGACCTGGAGCCGTTCCTCGGCGACCGGCTCCGCCAGGGGCGCTGA
- a CDS encoding CPBP family glutamic-type intramembrane protease, with product MSTTDGPTTGRTAMRPPSRTPPLPVPGARPPSRRGPGPPGYWGGCRGASLALLVTLPMLACYEAGIAALGGDPALRTGVDAWIGAAIPDAYPVPDWAPSVALAVGLVAWRVADPRRFRARWLPAALAECLLLGAGLLGLYLAFDRHFPALAGRPLLGVAGSPLPIGAAEALSLVGAGIFEEAAFRLGLLWLTYAGLRILHTPNALATAFAASGSALAFSMAHHVGEPPGSFSWAVFVFRWLAGVYFSWVFILRGFGIAVGTHVAYDLLVASYPWPE from the coding sequence GTGAGCACGACCGACGGACCCACCACCGGCCGGACCGCGATGCGTCCCCCCTCGCGGACCCCCCCCCTCCCCGTCCCCGGGGCCCGCCCCCCGTCCCGGCGAGGGCCCGGCCCCCCCGGCTACTGGGGGGGATGCCGGGGGGCCTCGCTCGCCCTGCTGGTCACCCTGCCGATGCTGGCCTGCTACGAGGCGGGCATCGCCGCCCTGGGGGGCGACCCTGCGCTCCGGACCGGCGTCGACGCCTGGATCGGCGCCGCGATCCCCGACGCCTACCCGGTGCCCGACTGGGCCCCCTCGGTCGCCCTGGCCGTCGGCCTGGTCGCCTGGAGGGTGGCCGACCCCCGCCGGTTCCGGGCGCGATGGCTCCCCGCCGCCCTGGCCGAGTGCCTGCTCCTGGGGGCCGGGCTGCTCGGGCTCTACCTGGCCTTCGACCGCCACTTCCCGGCCCTGGCCGGTCGGCCGTTGCTCGGGGTCGCCGGGTCCCCGCTGCCGATCGGGGCGGCCGAGGCGCTTTCCCTCGTCGGCGCGGGCATCTTCGAGGAGGCGGCCTTCCGGCTCGGCCTGCTCTGGTTGACGTACGCCGGCCTGCGGATCCTGCACACGCCGAACGCCCTGGCCACCGCGTTCGCCGCCAGCGGCTCGGCCCTGGCCTTCTCGATGGCCCACCACGTCGGCGAGCCCCCCGGCTCCTTCTCTTGGGCGGTCTTCGTCTTCCGTTGGCTGGCCGGGGTCTATTTCTCCTGGGTCTTCATCCTCCGGGGGTTCGGGATCGCCGTCGGCACGCATGTGGCATACGATCTGCTTGTCGCCTCCTATCCCTGGCCGGAGTGA
- the tsaB gene encoding tRNA (adenosine(37)-N6)-threonylcarbamoyltransferase complex dimerization subunit type 1 TsaB, giving the protein MNLLAIDSSTLRSALALSVEGRDGPLLAYPEAGPRHGRLLVPTIRGLLDRGGLEPGHLGAVAVGLGPGSFTGLRVGVTAAKVLAYAVGCPVVGLSSLEALARGVPAEELRVEVAVDAQRGDLFSASFRRDDPGGPLLRQGPDRIVPAGAWAESLPEGALVVCPTPEKLGAVLPGHARLVPGDRAGPDGAVLLEMAAEAIALGRFADPWSLEPTYLRRSAAEEKRDARAASRP; this is encoded by the coding sequence GTGAACCTGCTGGCGATCGACTCCTCGACGCTCCGATCGGCCCTGGCCCTCTCGGTCGAGGGGCGCGACGGGCCCTTGCTCGCATACCCCGAGGCCGGGCCCCGGCACGGCCGACTGCTCGTGCCGACGATCCGGGGCCTGCTCGACCGAGGGGGGCTGGAGCCGGGGCATCTCGGCGCGGTGGCCGTCGGCCTGGGCCCGGGGTCGTTCACCGGCCTGAGGGTCGGGGTGACGGCGGCCAAGGTGCTGGCCTACGCGGTCGGCTGCCCGGTCGTCGGCCTGTCGAGCCTGGAGGCCCTCGCCCGTGGAGTCCCGGCCGAGGAGCTCCGGGTCGAGGTCGCCGTCGACGCCCAGCGTGGCGACCTGTTCTCGGCCTCCTTCCGGCGGGACGACCCCGGAGGCCCCCTCCTCCGGCAGGGCCCCGACCGGATCGTCCCCGCCGGGGCCTGGGCCGAGTCCCTGCCGGAGGGGGCCCTGGTCGTCTGCCCGACCCCCGAGAAGCTCGGTGCGGTCCTGCCGGGGCACGCCCGGCTCGTCCCGGGCGACCGGGCCGGGCCGGACGGCGCCGTCCTGCTGGAGATGGCCGCCGAGGCGATCGCCCTCGGGCGGTTCGCCGACCCCTGGTCCCTGGAGCCGACCTACCTCCGCCGCTCCGCCGCCGAGGAGAAGCGGGACGCCCGGGCCGCCTCCCGCCCCTGA
- the zwf gene encoding glucose-6-phosphate dehydrogenase — MAAPSEAGASNPLREHLPRSTAVDPCAIVLFGSTGDLTHRKLAPALFELAGAGDLPSDFAVVGFGRRPWGDDQYRESLRETLAKGAEGPGFDEAWSRFAPHVVFVEGNLDDPAAYSRLKGRLEEVDRTHETRGNRLFYLAVGPEFFAPIVARLGEAGLIYPADRGEGPWSRVVVEKPFGHDLESARRLNHELKGVLDEGQIYRIDHYLGKETVQNILALRFGNAIFEPIWNRRHVASVQITVAEREGMAGGRGDFYDKAGAIRDMVQNHMMQLLCLVAMEPPVDLSADAVRTEKVKVLQSLPRWSPGQVDAEVVRARYVAGALQGEDVPGFLREKGVEADSATETYVALRVMLNTWRWAGVPFLLRTGKRLPKRATEIAIQFRNPPTSLFEADTEASPDVNQLILNIQPKEGSSLAFQAKVPGSRSRLRSVRMDFRYGTSFARPVPEAYQRLLLDVMLGDPTLFTRTDEVEAAWKFITPILDAWARPEAPPPGSYPAGSWGPEAADALAARDGIRWRRL; from the coding sequence ATGGCGGCACCGAGCGAAGCCGGGGCGTCCAACCCCCTGAGGGAGCACCTGCCGAGGTCGACGGCCGTCGACCCCTGCGCCATCGTCCTCTTCGGGTCGACCGGAGACCTGACCCACCGCAAGCTCGCCCCAGCCCTCTTCGAGCTGGCCGGGGCCGGCGACCTGCCCTCCGACTTCGCCGTGGTCGGCTTCGGCCGTCGCCCCTGGGGCGACGACCAGTACCGCGAGAGCCTCCGGGAGACGCTGGCCAAGGGGGCCGAGGGCCCGGGGTTCGACGAGGCCTGGTCCCGGTTCGCCCCCCACGTCGTCTTCGTCGAGGGGAACCTGGACGACCCCGCCGCGTACTCCCGGCTGAAGGGGCGGCTGGAGGAGGTCGACCGGACCCACGAGACCCGGGGCAACCGGCTGTTCTACCTGGCCGTCGGGCCGGAGTTCTTCGCGCCGATCGTGGCCCGGCTGGGAGAGGCGGGGCTGATCTACCCCGCCGACCGGGGCGAGGGGCCCTGGAGCCGGGTGGTGGTCGAGAAGCCGTTCGGCCACGACCTGGAGAGCGCCCGGAGGCTCAACCACGAGCTCAAGGGGGTGCTCGACGAGGGGCAGATCTATCGGATCGACCACTACCTCGGCAAGGAGACGGTCCAGAACATCCTGGCGCTTCGGTTCGGCAACGCCATCTTCGAGCCGATCTGGAACCGGAGGCACGTGGCCTCGGTCCAGATCACCGTGGCCGAGCGCGAGGGGATGGCCGGCGGGCGGGGGGACTTCTACGACAAGGCCGGGGCCATCCGGGACATGGTCCAGAACCACATGATGCAGCTGCTCTGCCTCGTGGCGATGGAACCCCCGGTCGACCTCTCGGCCGACGCCGTCCGGACCGAGAAGGTCAAGGTCCTCCAGTCCCTCCCCCGGTGGTCCCCCGGGCAGGTCGACGCCGAGGTCGTCCGGGCCCGATACGTGGCGGGGGCGCTCCAGGGGGAGGACGTGCCCGGCTTCCTCCGGGAGAAGGGGGTCGAGGCCGACTCCGCCACCGAGACCTACGTCGCGCTGCGGGTCATGCTCAACACCTGGCGATGGGCCGGGGTGCCGTTCCTGCTCCGGACGGGCAAGCGGCTGCCGAAGCGGGCGACGGAGATCGCCATCCAGTTCCGCAACCCTCCCACCTCGCTGTTCGAGGCCGACACCGAGGCCAGCCCCGACGTCAACCAGCTCATCCTGAACATCCAGCCCAAGGAGGGCTCCAGCCTCGCCTTCCAGGCGAAGGTCCCCGGCTCCCGGAGCCGCCTGCGGTCGGTCCGGATGGACTTCCGGTACGGCACCTCCTTCGCCCGGCCGGTGCCCGAGGCCTACCAGAGGCTCCTGCTCGACGTGATGCTCGGCGACCCCACCCTCTTCACCCGGACCGACGAGGTCGAGGCCGCCTGGAAGTTCATCACCCCGATCCTCGACGCCTGGGCCCGTCCCGAGGCCCCTCCCCCCGGTTCCTACCCGGCCGGCTCCTGGGGCCCCGAGGCGGCCGACGCCCTCGCCGCCCGGGACGGCATCCGCTGGCGACGGCTCTGA